The Nitratidesulfovibrio sp. SRB-5 genome includes a window with the following:
- a CDS encoding metal-dependent hydrolase — protein MDPVTHLASGALVAMALPDTRRSRWFMPFALTCAVLPDVDVFFGSTPLDYLTMHRGITHSFAGGAVMALLTALLFLPLLRRAPRDAVGSGGVHTWGYARHALAAYGLILLHIFLDCITTYGTQVFLPFSDYRVALPAVFIIDPVMTLVMLACIVAAMGRAHRRTFAALGLAWTVLWPGASLAVQQHVQSGLVAKLAAQPVPPVSVAVIPEVLAPFNWKVVVDDGRRYGMARYQLLNPDAPLALELFEKADPVLYRRLSEGEELFRVYGRFAMFMTQETRQENGASVIAYRDLRFASTVPFMRMLRGEGVPFQLWARLSTDGRLEGFRFVQGRAAGGSDAAGAAGGTGESGGTGATGESGGTGGGEWVPVPR, from the coding sequence ATGGACCCGGTAACCCATCTTGCCAGCGGCGCGCTTGTGGCCATGGCCCTGCCCGATACCCGGCGCAGCCGCTGGTTCATGCCCTTTGCCCTGACCTGCGCGGTGCTGCCCGACGTGGACGTGTTCTTCGGCTCCACGCCGCTGGACTATCTGACCATGCACCGGGGCATCACCCATTCCTTCGCGGGCGGTGCGGTCATGGCCCTGCTGACGGCGCTGCTGTTCCTGCCGCTGCTGCGGCGCGCTCCGCGCGATGCCGTGGGCAGCGGCGGCGTGCACACCTGGGGCTATGCCCGCCATGCGCTGGCCGCCTACGGGCTGATCCTGCTGCACATCTTTCTGGACTGCATCACCACCTACGGCACGCAGGTGTTTCTGCCCTTCTCGGACTACCGGGTGGCCCTGCCCGCCGTGTTCATCATCGACCCGGTCATGACCCTGGTGATGCTGGCGTGCATCGTGGCGGCCATGGGCCGGGCGCATCGGCGCACCTTTGCCGCGCTGGGCCTGGCCTGGACCGTGCTGTGGCCCGGCGCTTCCCTGGCGGTGCAGCAGCACGTGCAGTCCGGCCTGGTGGCGAAGCTGGCCGCACAGCCCGTGCCGCCCGTGTCGGTGGCGGTAATCCCCGAGGTGCTGGCCCCGTTCAACTGGAAGGTGGTGGTGGACGATGGCCGCCGCTACGGCATGGCCCGCTACCAGTTGCTGAACCCGGATGCGCCGCTGGCCCTCGAACTGTTCGAAAAGGCGGACCCGGTGCTGTACCGCCGCCTGTCCGAGGGGGAAGAACTGTTCCGCGTGTATGGCCGCTTTGCCATGTTCATGACCCAGGAAACCCGGCAGGAAAACGGGGCGTCCGTGATCGCCTATCGCGACCTGCGCTTTGCCTCCACGGTGCCGTTCATGCGCATGCTGCGCGGCGAGGGCGTGCCCTTCCAGTTGTGGGCGCGCCTTTCCACCGACGGGCGGCTGGAAGGGTTCCGTTTCGTGCAGGGGCGCGCCGCGGGCGGCAGCGATGCGGCTGGCGCGGCTGGCGGAACTGGTGAGTCTGGCGGGACTGGCGCGACTGGTGAATCTGGCGGAACTGGCGGCGGCGAATGGGTGCCCGTGCCGCGCTGA
- a CDS encoding aldehyde dehydrogenase family protein, with protein sequence MSSQPSATASGPAASPADAHTPESLRALFPVAGQPLPEAAHAFAPIEQRTCLIDGKLEEWPGEMQQVFSPIGEVDGAGGFAPRLLGSCPILDEAAALRAVDAADRAWADGMGAWPTMGVAERIRHVEDFARRMAARRTEVVRIMMWEICKSWQDASGEFDRTMEYLRDTIDALKDLDRASSRFVIEKGIYAQIRRAPLGPVLCMGPYNYPLNETFCTLMPALIMGNPVIVKTPRLGRLLYSPLMEAFRDAFPAGVVNILHGDRRIVKPIMASGRINVLAFIGSSTAADALRLAHPYPHRLRCVLGLDAKNAGIVLDCADMDLTVAEALQGSFSFNGQRCTALKMLFVHQKRLDEFLARMDEGIRKLRIGMPWDEGVRITPLPVPGKSAYLDDLVQDAAAHGGRVANSGGGSHAETLYHPTVVCPATPQMRVYHEEQFGPVIPVIPFTDIETPVRYVVGSQYGQQLSIFGNDPDDVARLIDPMVNQVCRVNINSQCQRGPDTFPFTGRKDSAEGTLSVSDALRCFSIRTLVAAKGTDANKEILTSIIRDRRSNFLSNDFIL encoded by the coding sequence ATGTCGTCCCAGCCGTCTGCCACAGCCTCTGGTCCCGCCGCCAGCCCTGCCGACGCCCATACCCCCGAAAGTCTGCGCGCCCTTTTCCCCGTGGCCGGGCAGCCCCTGCCGGAAGCCGCCCACGCCTTCGCGCCCATAGAGCAGCGCACCTGCCTCATCGACGGCAAGCTGGAGGAATGGCCCGGCGAGATGCAGCAGGTGTTTTCGCCCATCGGGGAAGTTGACGGTGCGGGCGGCTTCGCTCCGCGCCTGCTGGGCAGCTGTCCCATTCTGGACGAGGCCGCCGCCCTGCGCGCCGTGGACGCCGCCGACCGCGCCTGGGCCGACGGCATGGGCGCATGGCCCACCATGGGCGTGGCAGAGCGCATCCGCCACGTGGAGGATTTTGCCCGGCGCATGGCGGCGCGGCGCACCGAGGTGGTGCGCATCATGATGTGGGAAATCTGCAAGTCGTGGCAGGACGCCAGCGGCGAATTCGACCGCACCATGGAGTACCTGCGCGACACCATCGACGCGCTGAAGGATCTGGACCGCGCCTCGTCGCGCTTTGTCATAGAGAAAGGCATCTACGCGCAGATCCGCCGCGCGCCGCTGGGGCCGGTGCTGTGCATGGGGCCGTACAACTACCCGCTGAACGAAACCTTCTGCACGCTGATGCCCGCGCTTATCATGGGCAACCCGGTCATCGTGAAAACGCCGCGCCTGGGGCGGCTGCTGTATTCGCCGCTGATGGAAGCCTTCCGCGACGCCTTTCCCGCCGGGGTGGTCAACATCCTGCACGGCGACCGGCGCATCGTGAAGCCCATCATGGCGTCGGGGCGCATCAACGTGCTGGCGTTCATCGGGTCCAGCACGGCGGCGGACGCGCTGCGCCTTGCCCATCCGTACCCGCACCGGCTGCGCTGCGTGCTGGGGCTGGACGCCAAGAACGCGGGCATAGTGCTGGACTGCGCGGACATGGACCTGACCGTGGCCGAGGCGCTGCAAGGCTCGTTTTCGTTCAACGGGCAGCGCTGCACCGCGCTGAAGATGCTGTTCGTGCATCAGAAGCGGCTGGACGAATTTCTGGCCCGCATGGACGAGGGCATCCGCAAGCTGCGCATCGGCATGCCGTGGGACGAGGGGGTGCGCATCACGCCGCTGCCGGTGCCCGGCAAGTCCGCCTATCTGGACGACCTGGTGCAGGACGCCGCCGCGCATGGCGGCAGGGTGGCCAACAGCGGCGGCGGCTCCCACGCCGAAACCCTGTACCACCCCACGGTGGTCTGCCCGGCCACGCCGCAGATGCGCGTGTACCACGAGGAGCAGTTTGGCCCGGTGATACCCGTCATCCCCTTCACGGACATAGAAACTCCGGTGCGCTACGTGGTTGGGTCGCAGTATGGGCAGCAGCTGAGCATCTTCGGCAACGACCCGGACGACGTGGCCCGGCTGATCGATCCCATGGTCAACCAGGTGTGCCGGGTGAACATCAACAGCCAGTGCCAGCGCGGGCCGGACACCTTTCCCTTTACCGGCCGCAAGGATTCTGCCGAGGGCACCCTTTCGGTCAGCGATGCGCTGCGCTGCTTCTCCATCCGCACGCTGGTGGCGGCCAAGGGCACCGACGCCAACAAGGAAATTCTGACGAGCATCATCCGGGACAGGCGGTCGAACTTCCTGTCGAACGATTTCATTCTGTAG
- a CDS encoding glycosyltransferase — MKIVFCIDDNPRYLLMMRAAVRSLRRLHGDAAPCVCVYGGSNPAVMDAVRAEGVQLVRHTPVIGVHNAPPQFHRCIGAFLKLELALLPELADDEYVLYCDADVYFHQPILGAGGGDAASGGAEHIRPQYMAMAREATAPFHHAHEQLDYEWRGRRYVVPLPFPIWTFSSGVVLFNLERLRRHDHIHNFLAFCVQNLHRIGNLDQSLLNYFFGKRVTKLDPSWNCPPYRADALTRARIVHFHGPKPWDTKPALWKDLRINHYMEFRRRWLELLTPEEREQAAAWEAAG, encoded by the coding sequence ATGAAGATCGTCTTCTGCATCGACGACAACCCCCGCTACCTGCTGATGATGCGCGCCGCCGTGCGTTCGCTGCGGCGTCTGCATGGCGATGCGGCCCCCTGCGTGTGCGTGTACGGCGGCAGCAACCCGGCGGTCATGGACGCGGTGCGCGCCGAGGGCGTGCAGCTTGTCCGGCACACCCCGGTCATCGGCGTGCACAACGCCCCGCCGCAGTTCCACCGCTGCATCGGCGCGTTTCTGAAGCTGGAGCTGGCCCTGCTGCCGGAACTGGCCGACGACGAGTACGTGCTGTACTGCGACGCCGACGTGTACTTTCACCAACCGATTCTGGGAGCCGGTGGGGGCGATGCCGCATCCGGCGGGGCAGAGCACATCCGCCCGCAGTACATGGCCATGGCCCGCGAGGCCACGGCCCCCTTCCACCACGCCCACGAACAACTGGACTACGAATGGCGGGGCCGCCGCTACGTGGTGCCGCTGCCCTTTCCCATCTGGACCTTCAGCAGCGGGGTGGTGCTGTTCAACCTCGAGCGGCTGCGGCGGCACGACCACATCCACAACTTTCTGGCCTTCTGCGTGCAGAACCTGCACCGCATCGGCAATCTGGACCAGTCGCTGCTGAACTATTTCTTCGGCAAGCGGGTGACCAAGCTGGACCCTTCGTGGAACTGCCCGCCCTACCGGGCCGACGCGCTGACGCGGGCGCGCATCGTGCACTTTCACGGCCCCAAGCCGTGGGACACCAAACCCGCGTTGTGGAAGGACCTGCGCATCAACCACTACATGGAATTCCGGCGCCGCTGGCTGGAACTGCTGACGCCGGAAGAACGCGAGCAGGCCGCCGCGTGGGAGGCGGCGGGGTAG
- a CDS encoding HU family DNA-binding protein encodes MNKSELVRALAEEHELPVEDATVVVNTFFDCVRDALLEGDRVEIRGFGSFKIKGYRGYKGRNPKTGDSVAVPPKRLPVFRAGKELKDILNP; translated from the coding sequence GTGAACAAGAGCGAACTGGTACGAGCGCTTGCAGAAGAGCACGAACTGCCTGTAGAGGACGCCACCGTGGTGGTGAACACCTTCTTCGACTGCGTGCGCGATGCGCTGCTGGAAGGTGACCGCGTGGAGATTCGCGGCTTTGGTTCGTTCAAGATCAAGGGCTATCGCGGCTACAAGGGCCGCAACCCCAAGACCGGCGATTCCGTGGCGGTGCCGCCCAAGCGGCTGCCCGTGTTCCGCGCCGGAAAGGAACTGAAGGACATCCTGAACCCCTAG
- a CDS encoding HAD family hydrolase: protein MTHSRGNAAPHIDVIFFDFSGVLAEEGFIEGLRAIGRTQGLDPEAAMRTATDLCYATGYVNGRADEAAWWNAVRAATGMTGTDAALRAEIMSRFTVRPEMLRAADAVRAAGLRTAILSDHTNWLEEIDAAHGVYRHFDRVFNSFREGLNKRDPGFFTHAAALMGVDPTRAAFFDDNAGHIGRAAALGIHARLFTGHDAFRADLAALAPQVALPAGWPG from the coding sequence ATGACACACTCGCGCGGCAATGCCGCACCCCACATTGACGTCATCTTCTTCGACTTCAGCGGCGTGCTGGCCGAGGAAGGCTTCATCGAAGGCCTGCGCGCCATCGGACGCACCCAGGGCCTGGACCCGGAAGCCGCCATGCGCACGGCCACCGACCTTTGCTACGCCACCGGCTACGTCAACGGCAGGGCCGACGAGGCCGCATGGTGGAACGCCGTGCGCGCGGCCACCGGCATGACCGGCACCGACGCCGCCCTGCGCGCGGAGATCATGAGCCGCTTCACCGTGCGCCCGGAAATGCTGCGCGCCGCCGACGCGGTGCGCGCCGCCGGGCTGCGCACGGCCATCCTGAGCGACCATACCAACTGGCTGGAGGAAATCGACGCGGCGCACGGCGTGTACCGCCACTTCGACCGGGTGTTCAATTCGTTCCGCGAGGGGCTGAACAAGCGCGACCCCGGCTTCTTCACCCACGCCGCGGCTCTCATGGGCGTGGACCCGACGCGCGCGGCCTTTTTCGACGACAACGCCGGGCACATCGGGCGGGCCGCCGCGCTGGGCATCCATGCCCGGCTGTTCACCGGGCACGACGCCTTCCGCGCCGACCTGGCCGCGCTGGCCCCGCAGGTGGCGCTGCCCGCAGGGTGGCCGGGGTAA
- a CDS encoding nucleoid-associated protein — protein MIDISSARVGRFVVHHVGNKLREEGYILSSKESAAQADLCELLLKHYLLPLSQQTDFFEFFHESDLGLNELYRYSSNVFKDNESFFEQSCNIARHLYSVSTHPNVSEGELIIILFLGIRLGELAMDGLAILKMENKDSYLDVVDEFGTIQLMTKYGISLNKIQKGCLVFSSGNSVVAIDNLSKKTKYWNDSFLKIRPQRTMDACAKAGGTILKSIAAKVQDGSERISLNKKIKDEISSNHSLSLGELIDISKGFVSERAISGIVEGVRGGVGFDLSDGLQIDSGALLPYVRKMASKICIAKGVNIVVSDHLVSISDVSIEPRVGGFRAIIDMKVEEGE, from the coding sequence GTGATTGACATTAGTTCGGCAAGAGTTGGAAGGTTTGTCGTTCATCACGTAGGTAACAAGCTAAGAGAAGAAGGCTACATATTATCTTCGAAGGAATCTGCTGCACAGGCTGACCTTTGTGAGCTTCTCCTTAAGCACTACCTGCTTCCGCTGTCGCAACAAACAGATTTTTTTGAATTTTTTCATGAATCCGATCTGGGCCTTAATGAATTGTATAGGTATTCTTCGAATGTTTTTAAAGATAATGAGTCATTTTTTGAGCAGTCTTGTAATATTGCGAGGCATTTATACAGTGTATCGACGCACCCAAACGTTTCAGAAGGTGAGTTAATAATTATTTTGTTTTTGGGTATTCGACTCGGTGAGTTGGCAATGGATGGATTGGCGATTCTAAAGATGGAGAACAAGGATAGCTATCTTGATGTCGTTGATGAATTTGGAACAATTCAGTTGATGACAAAGTACGGAATTTCATTGAATAAAATACAGAAAGGGTGCCTTGTGTTTTCAAGTGGCAATAGCGTAGTTGCTATTGATAATTTGAGTAAAAAAACTAAATACTGGAATGATTCCTTTCTTAAAATAAGGCCACAGAGAACGATGGATGCTTGTGCAAAAGCTGGTGGCACAATTTTAAAGTCTATCGCAGCTAAGGTGCAGGATGGCTCAGAACGGATATCGTTGAATAAAAAAATAAAGGATGAAATCTCATCTAACCACTCATTGTCGTTGGGTGAACTTATCGATATTTCCAAAGGTTTTGTAAGTGAGCGTGCTATTTCTGGGATTGTTGAGGGTGTGCGCGGAGGTGTGGGGTTTGATTTGTCTGATGGGCTACAGATTGATTCAGGGGCACTCCTCCCATATGTGCGGAAGATGGCTAGTAAAATATGCATAGCAAAGGGTGTTAATATTGTTGTTTCAGATCATCTGGTGAGTATTTCAGATGTTTCAATTGAGCCGCGTGTAGGCGGTTTTCGCGCAATTATTGATATGAAGGTTGAGGAGGGTGAATAA
- a CDS encoding bifunctional acetate--CoA ligase family protein/GNAT family N-acetyltransferase, translated as MFKPNSVAVIGATSTPGEPGCVIMENLMSGTFLGPVLPVNETGEAVAGMPGHTAIDTLPLTPDLAIICSPPETIPGYIEDLGKRGTRAAVIMSRGFFRFDRERREVQKAALLQAAQRWGVRVLGPNCLGFITPSVGVNASLAPREALPGKVAFLSQSDSLFTSVLDWATSKGIGFSHFIALGDRYDVHFNDVLDYLNGDVNTRAVLLYIETIDSARRFMSAARALARNKPVLVIKAGRSEAAAAAAAAHSGMLLGADEVYDAAFRRAGMLRVADIDAMFDTVETLALAKPLKGDRLAILTNGGSPGFLATDALLQGRGKLAELSDETCQALDNELGRDWSYWNPLIVRSSADGAMYAKALQILLDDRGVDAVLVMHVPTFSMPSDDVAGAVIEVARRSRKPVLTSWLGIDDAAGARRKFAAAGVPSHFTPDNAVRAFLNMVEYRRNQDTLMETPPSLPEAFNPDVTAARMVVNDALEAKRMLLTPAEAHAVLTAYGIPVAETRHVKTPREAVAAAAEIGYPVALKVESPDVPRTSLAGGVALNLASDEEVMDAALSTANNVCDQVPGARMEGYAVQRMCRLAGAHELAVETATDPVFGPIIHFGQGGSMAEVLADRQTALPPLNMGLAQELVSRTRVYRLLRGSGHKAHVNLDAVRLLLCKVSQLIIDIPEIFELEIDPLFVDADGVVALDAHMRIAWSTTTGTDQLAIRPYPRELEECVALRDGRHVDLLPIRPEDEPEHWEFVESLSAEDKRFRFFGNVAKLPRAEMVKLTQIDYDREMAFIAKGPDNDGVVRTLGVVRAMVSTDNSEAEFAVAVRSDLKRQGLGKLLMQKIIRYCKARGTKRIVGAALGDNKSMAELARSVGFIVSKDYDEDIWQLDLPLEDGKGEEMGM; from the coding sequence ATGTTCAAACCCAATTCCGTGGCCGTCATCGGGGCCACGTCCACGCCGGGCGAGCCGGGCTGCGTCATCATGGAAAACCTGATGTCCGGCACCTTTCTGGGGCCGGTGCTGCCGGTGAACGAAACGGGAGAGGCCGTGGCGGGCATGCCCGGCCACACCGCCATCGACACCCTGCCCCTGACGCCGGACCTTGCCATCATCTGTTCCCCGCCCGAAACCATTCCCGGCTACATCGAAGACCTGGGCAAGCGCGGCACCCGCGCCGCCGTAATCATGAGCCGGGGGTTCTTCCGGTTTGACCGAGAACGCCGCGAAGTGCAGAAGGCCGCCCTGTTGCAGGCCGCGCAGCGCTGGGGCGTGCGGGTGCTGGGGCCCAACTGCCTGGGGTTCATCACGCCGTCGGTGGGGGTGAACGCCAGCCTAGCCCCGCGAGAGGCGCTGCCCGGCAAGGTGGCCTTTCTTTCGCAGTCCGATTCGCTGTTCACGTCCGTTCTGGACTGGGCCACGTCCAAGGGCATCGGCTTTTCGCACTTCATCGCCCTGGGCGACCGGTACGACGTGCATTTCAACGACGTGCTGGACTACCTGAACGGCGACGTGAACACCCGCGCCGTGCTGCTGTACATAGAGACCATCGACAGCGCCCGGCGCTTCATGTCCGCCGCGCGCGCGCTGGCCCGCAACAAGCCGGTGCTGGTGATCAAGGCGGGGCGGTCGGAGGCGGCTGCGGCTGCGGCTGCCGCGCATTCCGGCATGCTGCTGGGCGCGGACGAGGTGTACGACGCCGCCTTCCGCCGGGCGGGCATGCTGCGGGTGGCCGACATCGACGCCATGTTCGACACGGTGGAAACGCTGGCCCTTGCCAAACCGCTGAAGGGCGACCGGCTGGCCATCCTGACCAACGGCGGCAGCCCCGGCTTTCTGGCCACCGACGCCCTGTTGCAGGGGCGCGGCAAGCTGGCCGAACTTTCCGACGAGACCTGCCAGGCGCTGGACAACGAACTGGGGCGCGACTGGTCGTACTGGAACCCGCTGATCGTGCGCAGTTCCGCCGACGGGGCCATGTACGCGAAAGCGTTGCAGATACTTCTGGACGACCGGGGCGTTGACGCCGTGCTGGTGATGCACGTGCCCACCTTTTCCATGCCCAGCGACGACGTGGCGGGCGCGGTCATCGAAGTGGCACGCCGCAGCCGCAAGCCGGTGCTGACCAGCTGGCTGGGCATAGACGACGCCGCCGGGGCGCGCCGCAAGTTCGCCGCCGCCGGGGTGCCCAGCCACTTCACCCCGGACAACGCGGTGCGGGCCTTCCTGAACATGGTGGAGTACCGGCGCAACCAGGACACCCTGATGGAAACGCCGCCCTCGCTGCCGGAGGCCTTCAACCCCGACGTGACGGCGGCGCGCATGGTGGTGAACGACGCGCTGGAGGCCAAGCGCATGCTGCTGACCCCGGCAGAGGCCCACGCCGTGCTCACCGCCTATGGCATACCCGTGGCCGAGACGCGCCACGTGAAGACCCCGCGCGAGGCCGTGGCCGCCGCGGCGGAGATAGGCTACCCCGTGGCGCTGAAGGTGGAATCGCCCGACGTGCCGCGCACGTCGCTGGCTGGGGGCGTTGCCCTTAACCTTGCCAGCGACGAAGAGGTGATGGACGCCGCCCTGTCCACCGCCAACAACGTGTGCGACCAGGTGCCCGGCGCGCGCATGGAAGGCTATGCCGTGCAGCGCATGTGCCGGTTGGCCGGGGCGCACGAACTGGCCGTGGAAACCGCCACCGACCCGGTGTTCGGCCCCATCATCCACTTCGGGCAGGGTGGTTCCATGGCAGAGGTGCTGGCCGACCGCCAGACCGCCCTGCCGCCGCTGAACATGGGCCTTGCGCAGGAACTGGTATCGCGCACGCGGGTGTACCGCCTGCTGCGCGGCAGCGGCCACAAGGCCCACGTGAATCTGGACGCCGTGCGCCTGCTGCTGTGCAAGGTGTCGCAGCTGATCATCGACATTCCCGAGATATTCGAGCTGGAGATAGACCCGCTGTTCGTGGATGCCGACGGCGTGGTGGCGCTGGATGCGCACATGCGCATTGCCTGGTCCACCACCACCGGCACGGACCAGCTGGCCATCCGCCCCTACCCGCGCGAGCTGGAGGAATGCGTGGCCCTGCGCGACGGGCGGCACGTGGATCTCTTGCCCATCCGCCCGGAAGACGAGCCGGAGCACTGGGAATTCGTGGAGAGCCTATCGGCGGAGGACAAGCGGTTCCGCTTCTTCGGCAACGTGGCCAAGCTGCCCCGCGCCGAAATGGTGAAGCTGACCCAGATCGACTACGACCGCGAAATGGCCTTCATCGCCAAGGGGCCGGACAACGACGGGGTGGTGCGCACGCTGGGCGTGGTGCGGGCCATGGTCAGCACCGACAACAGCGAGGCGGAATTCGCCGTGGCCGTTCGATCCGACCTGAAGCGGCAGGGCCTGGGCAAGCTGCTGATGCAGAAGATCATCCGTTACTGCAAGGCGCGCGGCACCAAGCGCATTGTGGGCGCTGCCCTTGGCGACAACAAGTCCATGGCCGAACTGGCGCGGTCAGTCGGCTTCATCGTCAGCAAGGACTACGACGAGGATATCTGGCAGCTGGACTTGCCGTTGGAGGATGGGAAGGGGGAAGAAATGGGGATGTAA
- the brnA gene encoding type II toxin-antitoxin system BrnA family antitoxin, whose translation MSKQISTEEFDRRFDEGEDITAFLDTSAIRHPNREKKTVNVDFPLWMVNALDKEAKTLGVSRQALIKTVLGRHLQERKGQ comes from the coding sequence ATGTCCAAGCAAATTTCCACTGAAGAATTCGACCGCCGCTTTGACGAAGGCGAGGACATCACCGCCTTTCTGGATACCAGCGCCATCCGCCATCCCAACCGCGAGAAGAAGACTGTCAACGTGGACTTTCCGCTGTGGATGGTGAACGCGCTGGACAAGGAAGCCAAGACCCTTGGCGTATCGCGGCAGGCGCTCATCAAGACGGTGCTCGGCAGGCACTTGCAGGAACGCAAGGGCCAGTAG
- a CDS encoding YbgA family protein: MSAGASEAAHSAGDDDRLRVGISSCLLGNKVRFDGGHKHDPYITGTLGQYMDFVPVCPEVECGMPIPREALRLVGDPANPRLVSVKGYEDWTERVRAFALRRVEQLAAERLDGFIFKRASPSSGMERVKVYADHDPRDVPEGAGRVNLGPPQEKGVGIFARVFMDRFPLLPTEEEGRLNDPRLRENFIERLFVMRRWRALAEAGMSRGGLVDFHTRHKLLLMSHSVEHYRALGRLVAHAASHDQASLARDYLTGLMDGLRLPATTAKHANVLQHCMGYFKRVLTPDEKMEMLEVIQRYRKLQVPLVVPVTLLNHYVRKYGEPYLAGQFYLNPHPVELKLRNHA, encoded by the coding sequence ATGTCCGCCGGGGCCTCGGAGGCGGCGCACTCCGCCGGTGACGACGACAGGCTGCGGGTGGGCATCAGCTCGTGTCTTCTGGGAAACAAGGTCCGCTTCGACGGCGGGCACAAGCACGACCCGTACATTACCGGAACCCTGGGCCAGTACATGGACTTCGTGCCGGTCTGCCCCGAGGTGGAATGCGGCATGCCCATCCCGCGCGAGGCGCTGCGGCTGGTGGGCGACCCGGCCAACCCCCGGCTGGTCAGCGTGAAGGGCTACGAGGACTGGACGGAGCGCGTGCGCGCCTTTGCCCTGCGCCGGGTGGAACAACTGGCCGCCGAGCGGCTGGACGGGTTCATCTTCAAGCGGGCCTCGCCCTCCAGCGGCATGGAGCGGGTGAAGGTGTACGCCGACCACGACCCCCGCGACGTTCCGGAAGGCGCGGGCCGCGTCAATCTGGGGCCGCCGCAGGAAAAGGGCGTGGGCATCTTTGCCCGCGTGTTCATGGACCGTTTTCCGCTGCTGCCCACGGAAGAGGAAGGCCGCCTGAACGACCCGCGCCTGCGCGAGAACTTCATCGAGCGGCTGTTCGTCATGCGCCGCTGGCGCGCCCTGGCGGAGGCCGGGATGTCGCGCGGCGGGCTGGTGGACTTCCATACCCGGCACAAGCTGCTGCTCATGTCGCATTCGGTGGAGCACTACCGCGCGCTGGGCAGGCTGGTGGCCCATGCGGCCAGCCACGACCAGGCAAGCCTTGCCCGCGACTACCTGACCGGCCTCATGGACGGGCTGCGCCTGCCCGCCACCACGGCCAAGCACGCCAACGTGCTGCAACACTGCATGGGTTACTTCAAGCGGGTGCTGACCCCGGACGAAAAAATGGAAATGCTGGAGGTCATCCAGCGCTACCGCAAGTTGCAGGTTCCGCTGGTGGTGCCGGTGACCCTGCTGAACCACTACGTGCGCAAGTACGGCGAACCGTACCTGGCCGGGCAGTTCTACCTGAACCCGCACCCGGTGGAGCTGAAGCTGCGCAACCACGCGTGA
- a CDS encoding chemotaxis protein CheD yields the protein MPRELAEERLRHLHLRIGEGIVARRPAIIATVLGSCVSATFFHRSTGLAGIFHAMLPTAEGSRDFDCNPCKYVDTAVEAVLAHFLRKGVPVIEIETKLFGGAFSMNTEEKSLVRSLVDVGGRNVQVARDLLRARGLVVSSEHVLGERGRKLLFHAGTGEVWVKLLRRSLAEQGRGAGRTGRGRHAEPPAWSYDARPEPWPGPVPFGESGRAGGSGRAAGPVGSDGPADSGEPDGSGEPGGQA from the coding sequence ATGCCGCGCGAACTGGCGGAAGAGCGGCTGCGCCATCTGCACCTGCGCATAGGCGAGGGCATCGTGGCACGGCGCCCGGCCATCATCGCCACGGTGCTCGGCTCGTGCGTGTCCGCCACGTTTTTCCATAGGTCCACTGGGCTTGCGGGCATCTTTCACGCCATGCTGCCCACGGCGGAAGGCAGCCGCGATTTCGATTGCAACCCCTGCAAATACGTGGATACCGCCGTGGAGGCGGTGCTGGCCCATTTTCTGCGCAAGGGCGTGCCGGTCATCGAGATCGAAACCAAGTTGTTCGGCGGCGCCTTCAGCATGAACACCGAAGAAAAGTCGCTGGTGCGATCGCTGGTGGACGTGGGTGGCCGCAACGTGCAGGTGGCCCGCGACCTGCTGCGCGCCAGGGGGCTGGTGGTGTCCAGCGAACATGTGCTGGGCGAACGGGGCCGCAAGCTGCTGTTCCACGCGGGCACCGGCGAGGTGTGGGTGAAGCTGCTGCGCCGCAGCCTGGCCGAGCAGGGCCGAGGCGCGGGCCGCACCGGGCGTGGCCGTCATGCCGAGCCCCCGGCCTGGTCGTACGACGCCAGGCCGGAACCGTGGCCCGGTCCCGTCCCGTTTGGCGAATCGGGCCGGGCGGGTGGTTCGGGCCGGGCGGCTGGCCCGGTTGGTTCGGACGGCCCGGCTGATTCGGGCGAGCCGGATGGTTCGGGCGAGCCGGGCGGGCAGGCCTGA